One Candidatus Baltobacteraceae bacterium genomic window carries:
- a CDS encoding potassium channel family protein, with protein MAIRVVLVVIGILLVAASLNDLFQSVIVPRAVGRRYRPSYYQTRGLWSVWPALANRMHARNEDAREDFLAVFAPLNLVLMLMLWSLLVLIGYGLIFYALREQVHPALTTFGEAFYFAGTSFFTIGFGDFVGNTGITRLVSLAAGASGFGIISTTAAFLFAIFGAFQAREQFVVAVGARAGSPPSGVGLLRIAAHIGIAKDLPALMRSAETWCASLMETHLAYPILAYFRSSHDYESWVGTLGTLLDCAVLMMTTVQCDAGEARILYNIGRHATHDLARYFRLEGSEHDPGITRRDFDEACTQLEAAGLALRDDRDGAWRRFAELRSGYAGHLNALAGWFWIPPLQWVGDRSLIATDHMREILPPGALAKLDKLQKP; from the coding sequence ATGGCGATACGCGTGGTCCTCGTGGTCATCGGCATCCTCCTCGTGGCCGCGAGCCTCAACGATCTTTTCCAGTCCGTGATCGTGCCCCGCGCCGTCGGCCGGCGCTACCGCCCGAGCTACTACCAGACGCGGGGACTCTGGTCGGTGTGGCCGGCCCTGGCGAATCGCATGCATGCCCGCAACGAGGACGCACGCGAGGATTTCCTCGCCGTTTTCGCGCCGCTCAATCTCGTTCTGATGTTGATGCTGTGGTCGCTGCTGGTCCTGATCGGGTACGGTCTCATCTTCTACGCCCTGCGCGAGCAAGTTCACCCGGCGTTGACGACGTTCGGCGAAGCGTTCTACTTTGCGGGCACCTCGTTCTTCACGATCGGATTCGGTGATTTTGTCGGCAACACCGGCATCACCCGTTTGGTCTCGCTCGCGGCCGGCGCCTCGGGATTCGGCATCATCTCCACCACGGCGGCCTTTCTCTTCGCGATCTTCGGTGCTTTTCAGGCGCGCGAGCAATTCGTCGTCGCAGTCGGTGCTCGCGCCGGGTCACCGCCCAGCGGCGTCGGTTTGCTGCGGATCGCCGCGCACATCGGCATCGCGAAGGACCTTCCGGCGTTGATGCGCAGCGCGGAGACCTGGTGCGCGTCGTTGATGGAGACGCATCTCGCCTATCCGATCTTGGCCTACTTCCGATCGAGCCACGATTACGAATCGTGGGTCGGAACGCTCGGCACACTGCTCGATTGCGCGGTCCTCATGATGACGACCGTCCAGTGCGACGCGGGAGAGGCGCGCATTCTCTACAACATCGGCCGCCATGCGACGCACGATCTCGCGCGCTATTTCCGGCTCGAGGGCAGCGAGCACGATCCCGGCATCACGCGCCGCGACTTCGATGAAGCGTGCACGCAATTGGAAGCAGCCGGGCTCGCGCTGCGCGACGACCGGGACGGCGCCTGGAGACGCTTCGCGGAGTTGCGCAGCGGCTACGCCGGCCATCTCAACGCCCTCGCCGGCTGGTTCTGGATTCCTCCGCTGCAATGGGTGGGCGACCGTTCGCTGATCGCGACGGATCACATGCGCGAAATTCTGCCGCCGGGCGCGCTGGCAAAGCTGGACAAGCTTCAAAAACCGTGA
- the cobU gene encoding bifunctional adenosylcobinamide kinase/adenosylcobinamide-phosphate guanylyltransferase has protein sequence MAVTLVTGPVRSGKSRYVVALAQSSGRRVSYVATSIRDSGDGEWNTRLERHIHDRPATWELIESASLAHESLTSLFRDATEEQCIIVDALGTWLAARIATHIDILERDFAAFQSQIDEEAAHLAQAMLDSRAQVIVVAEEVGWDIVPVAVSARLFRDVLGRMKQQLAAQAGGVFLVVCGYALDLRALGMTI, from the coding sequence ATGGCGGTTACGCTGGTAACGGGGCCGGTGCGCTCGGGGAAGAGCCGTTACGTGGTCGCACTTGCGCAGTCGTCGGGCCGGCGCGTAAGTTACGTTGCAACGTCGATACGCGATTCGGGCGACGGCGAATGGAACACGCGCTTGGAACGCCACATTCACGATCGACCCGCGACTTGGGAGCTGATCGAGAGCGCGTCGCTGGCCCACGAAAGCCTCACCTCTCTCTTTCGCGACGCGACCGAGGAGCAGTGCATTATCGTCGACGCCCTCGGCACCTGGCTGGCGGCACGTATCGCGACCCACATCGACATCCTGGAACGCGATTTCGCGGCGTTCCAATCGCAGATCGACGAAGAAGCCGCGCACCTCGCGCAAGCCATGCTCGACTCGCGCGCGCAGGTGATCGTCGTCGCCGAGGAGGTCGGCTGGGACATCGTGCCGGTCGCCGTCTCGGCGCGCCTCTTCCGCGACGTGCTCGGACGGATGAAACAGCAGCTGGCCGCGCAGGCCGGCGGCGTCTTCTTGGTGGTCTGCGGGTACGCGCTCGATCTGCGCGCGCTCGGAATGACGATCTAG
- a CDS encoding Na+/H+ antiporter, with protein sequence MNEALLLVALLSAIVASAILAQRLRIPYPVAFVVVGLILAFFPGLPQPRFDPQLLFLIVLPPLLFSGGWNTDWFAFRRNLRPITLYAVVLVIVTTFVVAALAHSLAGYGWAAAFVLGAIVSPPDAVAAEAVFERLAVPRRIVAVLTGEALVNDGTALVIYRFALLAFVTGTFSLASAPLAFVFNIVGGVLCGLAIGLVIELVLRVLARFELDDATISNVVFLLAPYAAYLPADALNVSGVLSAVTAGIYSSRRAQTIMSSEERLIASAVWRVMLLVLNGLVFLLIGLELPGIVRALPSLATAAIFGLGISLVLIVLRMAWAYPAAWLPRLIPQIRARDPLPSWRWIFVIGWSGMRGIVSLAAALALPYTDAHGAPLIHRSEIIFATLCVIVVTLVLQGLSLDPLIRALGISETHQRQSQETAIRIRALQEGERYLRSVEPEARKPGEMEAVGRLLGEYQRRIEQLQGRLDDEGPGEARDERESDRRLELAALDAERREITQLRREGKIPDDIFSAIEYDLDLAGLRLR encoded by the coding sequence ATGAACGAGGCGTTGCTCCTGGTCGCGCTGCTCAGCGCGATCGTCGCCTCGGCGATCCTAGCGCAGCGCTTGCGCATTCCGTATCCGGTCGCCTTCGTCGTCGTCGGGTTGATCCTCGCGTTCTTTCCCGGACTGCCGCAACCGCGCTTCGACCCACAATTATTGTTCTTGATCGTCCTCCCGCCGCTGCTCTTCTCCGGGGGCTGGAACACCGATTGGTTCGCGTTCCGACGCAATCTGCGGCCGATCACGCTGTACGCGGTCGTTCTCGTGATCGTAACGACGTTCGTGGTCGCTGCACTCGCGCACTCGCTCGCCGGCTACGGGTGGGCCGCGGCGTTCGTGCTCGGTGCGATCGTATCGCCGCCCGACGCGGTTGCCGCCGAGGCGGTTTTCGAACGGCTTGCCGTCCCGCGGCGCATCGTGGCGGTCCTCACCGGCGAGGCCTTGGTCAACGACGGAACCGCGCTCGTGATCTATCGCTTCGCGCTCCTAGCCTTCGTGACGGGCACGTTCTCACTTGCCTCGGCCCCGCTCGCCTTCGTGTTCAATATCGTCGGCGGGGTCCTCTGCGGTCTGGCGATCGGCCTGGTGATCGAGTTGGTGCTGCGCGTGCTGGCACGCTTCGAGCTCGACGACGCGACGATCTCCAACGTCGTGTTTCTGCTCGCGCCGTACGCAGCGTATCTGCCGGCCGACGCGCTGAACGTTTCCGGCGTGCTCTCGGCGGTAACGGCCGGCATCTACTCGAGCCGGCGCGCGCAAACGATCATGTCGTCCGAGGAGCGGCTCATTGCGAGCGCGGTGTGGCGCGTAATGTTGCTCGTCTTGAACGGCCTGGTCTTTTTGCTGATCGGTTTGGAACTGCCCGGAATCGTTCGCGCACTCCCCTCGCTCGCGACCGCTGCGATATTCGGTCTCGGGATCAGCCTGGTTCTGATCGTGCTGCGCATGGCCTGGGCTTATCCCGCTGCGTGGCTGCCGCGGCTCATTCCACAAATCCGCGCGCGCGATCCGCTGCCGTCATGGCGTTGGATCTTCGTGATCGGATGGAGCGGGATGCGCGGCATCGTCTCGCTCGCCGCGGCGCTCGCGCTGCCATACACCGACGCACACGGTGCGCCGCTGATACACCGCTCGGAAATCATCTTCGCCACGCTGTGCGTGATCGTGGTGACGCTCGTATTGCAAGGGCTTTCGCTCGATCCATTGATTCGCGCGCTGGGAATCAGCGAAACGCACCAGCGGCAATCGCAAGAAACGGCGATCCGTATACGCGCGCTCCAAGAAGGTGAGCGCTATCTGCGCTCGGTCGAGCCCGAGGCGCGAAAACCCGGTGAAATGGAAGCGGTCGGGCGTCTTCTCGGAGAGTACCAACGCCGGATCGAACAATTGCAGGGCCGACTCGACGACGAGGGACCCGGCGAAGCGCGCGACGAGCGCGAATCGGACCGGCGCCTCGAATTGGCCGCGCTCGATGCCGAGCGCCGTGAGATCACGCAACTCCGCCGCGAGGGAAAGATTCCCGACGATATCTTCAGTGCGATCGAATACGATCTCGACCTCGCCGGCTTACGCCTGCGCTGA
- a CDS encoding carboxypeptidase-like regulatory domain-containing protein — MRKAVLGLVFLLAMGDSCNNGVVGVQDYGAVTGRVLDATTNRPIADAIVSVGSLFVVTADAEGAFTLPHVPVGLQMVTARMPGFTTTSYTLRVKKDETAQAGYLRLVSITKPDSVPTLPPPATPTPTVTIVPTYVPPGYTPGASPSAAASPTPTLTPSPFASTQP, encoded by the coding sequence ATGCGCAAAGCGGTTCTCGGCCTGGTTTTTCTTCTCGCGATGGGCGATAGCTGCAACAACGGCGTGGTCGGCGTTCAAGATTACGGTGCGGTCACGGGGCGCGTTCTCGATGCGACCACCAACCGTCCGATCGCAGACGCGATCGTCTCGGTCGGCTCGCTCTTCGTCGTCACCGCGGATGCAGAGGGCGCATTCACCCTCCCGCACGTACCGGTCGGCTTGCAAATGGTGACCGCGCGGATGCCGGGATTCACGACGACGTCCTACACGCTCCGCGTGAAAAAAGACGAAACCGCGCAAGCCGGCTATCTGCGGCTGGTCTCGATCACCAAACCCGACTCGGTGCCGACATTGCCGCCGCCCGCCACCCCGACGCCGACGGTAACGATCGTGCCGACCTACGTTCCACCGGGTTACACGCCGGGCGCCTCACCGAGCGCGGCGGCGAGCCCAACGCCCACGCTCACGCCATCGCCGTTCGCATCTACGCAGCCGTAA
- a CDS encoding NADH-quinone oxidoreductase subunit A: MNPYGPVAIYLCVALAAALLFTFLPGLLGKAKPNPQKQEAYECGVEPTSAVSGRFPVRFYLIAMLFVIFDVEAASFYPWAVRMHALRVFGLLEMIVFVIVLAIGYAYVWKKGGFVWR; the protein is encoded by the coding sequence ATGAACCCGTATGGACCGGTTGCGATCTACCTGTGCGTCGCACTAGCTGCGGCACTGCTCTTTACCTTCTTGCCGGGACTGCTCGGCAAGGCCAAACCCAATCCGCAGAAGCAAGAGGCCTACGAATGCGGCGTTGAGCCGACCTCTGCCGTCTCCGGCCGATTTCCGGTCCGGTTCTATCTGATCGCAATGCTCTTCGTCATTTTCGACGTCGAGGCGGCCTCGTTCTATCCGTGGGCCGTGAGGATGCACGCGCTGCGTGTTTTTGGGCTGCTTGAGATGATCGTCTTCGTCATCGTGCTCGCGATCGGCTATGCCTATGTATGGAAGAAAGGGGGGTTCGTGTGGAGATAG
- a CDS encoding NADH-quinone oxidoreductase subunit B family protein, whose translation MEIGPGQFLLARLDDVARWAQSSSVWPLTMGLACCAIEMMTVTSAEYDIARLGSEVFRSSPRQADLMIVSGRVAQKMAPVVKRLYDQMADPKWVISMGACASSGGVFDNYAIVQGVDTVIPVDVYVPGCPPTPDGLLYAVNLIQQQIREGGRGGILARA comes from the coding sequence GTGGAGATAGGCCCGGGCCAATTTCTCCTCGCTCGCCTCGACGACGTCGCGCGCTGGGCGCAGAGCTCCTCGGTCTGGCCGCTCACGATGGGCTTGGCCTGCTGCGCGATCGAGATGATGACGGTCACTTCCGCCGAGTACGACATCGCGCGCCTGGGTTCCGAAGTCTTTCGCAGCTCGCCGCGTCAAGCCGACCTGATGATCGTCTCGGGGCGCGTCGCACAGAAAATGGCGCCGGTCGTCAAACGCCTTTACGACCAAATGGCCGACCCGAAATGGGTCATCTCGATGGGCGCGTGCGCGAGTTCGGGCGGAGTGTTCGATAACTATGCGATCGTCCAAGGCGTCGACACGGTCATCCCCGTCGACGTCTACGTGCCCGGTTGTCCGCCGACTCCCGACGGCCTGCTCTATGCCGTCAATTTGATCCAGCAACAAATTCGCGAAGGTGGCCGCGGCGGTATCCTTGCGAGAGCGTAG
- a CDS encoding NADH-quinone oxidoreductase subunit C: MPSTQTPPIAGTAIDPPGVRPAIDDAAIEVVAPADVRARLETLKAEGYSMLLDLGAVDYLGRTPRFEVVYHLLKMPTSAASVAQVGRPARLRVRCGCAEGVTLPTVSDLWKSADWAEREVFDLFGIAFDGHPDLRRIQMPHDWEGHPLRKDYPLRGPARERSPRPAFGLKSNVQAGTPPTGRTLEALQEQIKKAREST; the protein is encoded by the coding sequence ATGCCGTCCACACAAACTCCGCCGATTGCGGGAACCGCGATCGATCCGCCCGGCGTGCGTCCGGCCATCGACGACGCGGCCATCGAGGTCGTTGCGCCGGCGGACGTGCGTGCCCGGCTCGAGACGCTCAAGGCCGAAGGCTATTCGATGCTGCTGGATCTCGGCGCCGTCGACTATCTCGGCCGTACGCCGCGCTTCGAAGTCGTCTATCATCTGCTGAAGATGCCGACGAGCGCAGCGAGCGTTGCGCAGGTCGGCAGGCCGGCGCGTCTGCGCGTGCGTTGCGGGTGCGCTGAAGGGGTGACTCTTCCGACGGTCAGCGACCTGTGGAAGTCGGCCGACTGGGCCGAACGCGAAGTCTTCGATCTGTTCGGGATCGCGTTCGACGGGCACCCCGATCTGCGCCGGATCCAAATGCCGCACGATTGGGAAGGTCATCCGCTCCGCAAAGATTATCCGCTGCGTGGTCCGGCGCGTGAACGCTCGCCGCGGCCGGCCTTCGGGCTGAAAAGCAACGTGCAGGCCGGCACTCCGCCGACAGGCCGCACCCTGGAAGCCTTGCAAGAACAAATAAAGAAAGCGCGTGAGTCCACGTGA
- the nuoD gene encoding NADH dehydrogenase (quinone) subunit D, whose product MSTTPLTPEIVSHEGNAMVLSMGPQHPSTHGVLQIMLEIEGETVLTAEPEIGYLHTGIEKNMENLFWSHGQTNAERMDYLAPSSNALCYVLAVEKLLGVTDQIPERAVHIRVLNAELSRIASHCVWLGTHGIDLGAISVFFYCFDLRENILDLQEAAGGARMHPNYIRVGGVNGDLPDGYADRLDALIAKFPGRMKELRGLLQANPIFQDRTIDVGVLSAAEAVQWSVTGPALRGSGVAYDVRKAFPYCGYDQYQFDVPTRAEGDAYARFLVRLDEMEQSMRIIRQAREKLRTPGPYAIDDTKIFAPPKETIVLSMEALIHHFKIVSEGFRVPPGDVYQAVEGPRGELAYYLVSNGENRPYRVRTRPPSMYNLQSLKGIAPGNLIADLVVMIGSLDPVFGEVDR is encoded by the coding sequence ATGTCGACCACACCCCTCACGCCCGAGATCGTCTCGCACGAGGGCAATGCGATGGTGCTTTCGATGGGGCCGCAGCACCCTTCGACGCACGGCGTGCTGCAGATCATGCTCGAGATCGAAGGCGAGACGGTGCTGACCGCCGAGCCTGAGATCGGCTATCTGCACACCGGCATCGAAAAGAACATGGAGAACCTGTTCTGGTCGCACGGGCAGACGAACGCCGAGCGCATGGACTATCTTGCGCCCTCATCCAATGCGCTCTGCTACGTGCTCGCGGTAGAGAAGTTGCTCGGCGTCACCGATCAGATCCCCGAGCGGGCCGTCCACATTCGCGTGCTCAATGCCGAACTCAGCCGGATCGCCTCCCATTGCGTGTGGCTCGGAACGCACGGCATCGACCTCGGCGCGATCTCGGTCTTTTTCTATTGCTTCGATCTGCGCGAGAACATTCTCGACCTGCAAGAAGCCGCCGGCGGGGCACGCATGCATCCCAATTACATTCGGGTCGGCGGCGTCAACGGCGATCTTCCGGACGGATACGCCGATCGGCTCGACGCCCTGATCGCGAAGTTCCCCGGGCGCATGAAGGAACTGCGCGGCTTGCTTCAGGCCAATCCGATCTTCCAAGACCGCACGATCGACGTCGGCGTGCTCAGCGCCGCGGAAGCGGTTCAGTGGAGCGTGACCGGTCCGGCGCTGCGCGGAAGCGGCGTCGCCTACGACGTGCGCAAAGCGTTTCCGTACTGCGGTTACGATCAATACCAGTTCGACGTACCGACGCGCGCCGAGGGGGACGCCTATGCACGCTTCCTGGTGCGCCTCGATGAGATGGAACAATCGATGCGCATCATCCGGCAGGCGCGCGAGAAGCTGCGCACGCCCGGACCGTACGCGATCGACGACACCAAGATCTTCGCACCGCCGAAAGAGACGATCGTGCTCTCGATGGAGGCGCTGATCCATCACTTCAAGATCGTGAGCGAAGGCTTCCGCGTTCCGCCTGGCGACGTCTATCAGGCGGTCGAGGGGCCACGCGGCGAATTGGCCTACTACCTGGTCAGCAACGGCGAGAACCGACCGTATCGCGTGCGCACGCGCCCACCGAGCATGTACAATTTGCAATCGCTCAAGGGCATCGCTCCCGGCAACCTGATCGCCGACCTGGTGGTGATGATCGGCTCGCTCGACCCGGTCTTCGGCGAGGTGGATCGCTGA
- a CDS encoding NAD(P)H-dependent oxidoreductase subunit E: MSTTEAFDFGALAAELKPRCQALVALYEQPRSALLPIMHLFQERQGYVSPEAIRFVADLLGLTAAEVEATVSFYTLLFRKPVGKYVLQVCRGLMCELNGAESIMSYFREKLGIGTLETTDDGLFSYEEVECLAACDRATCMQVNLEFVYSLTPQAIDSMIEAMRNGTYPVKPMAQTAKPDRTWKVNQDASIGTGGKSPGTLTSTDPDNAGGVGDPSGAIMLDHFVTESASFVARTRERFVRDARSIAEIVEEERPSTGSGLKGNGSNAGH; encoded by the coding sequence GTGAGCACGACGGAAGCGTTCGATTTTGGCGCATTGGCGGCGGAGCTCAAGCCGCGATGCCAAGCCCTCGTTGCGCTCTACGAGCAGCCGCGCTCGGCGCTGTTGCCGATCATGCATCTCTTTCAGGAGCGCCAGGGCTACGTTTCGCCGGAGGCGATTCGTTTTGTGGCCGATCTGCTCGGCCTCACGGCGGCGGAAGTCGAGGCGACGGTTTCGTTCTACACTTTGCTGTTCCGCAAACCGGTCGGCAAGTACGTGCTGCAAGTCTGCCGCGGATTGATGTGCGAACTCAACGGCGCCGAGTCGATCATGTCGTATTTTCGCGAGAAGCTCGGCATCGGTACGCTCGAAACGACGGATGACGGGCTGTTCTCGTATGAAGAGGTCGAGTGCCTTGCCGCATGCGACCGTGCGACGTGCATGCAGGTCAATTTGGAATTCGTCTACTCTCTCACGCCGCAGGCGATCGATTCGATGATCGAAGCGATGCGCAACGGCACGTATCCGGTCAAACCGATGGCGCAGACGGCCAAGCCCGATCGCACCTGGAAGGTAAACCAGGACGCGAGCATCGGCACCGGGGGAAAGTCGCCGGGAACGCTCACCTCCACCGATCCCGACAATGCCGGCGGAGTCGGCGATCCGAGCGGCGCGATCATGCTCGATCACTTCGTGACGGAAAGCGCGTCGTTCGTCGCGCGCACGCGAGAGCGCTTCGTCCGCGACGCGCGCAGCATCGCCGAGATCGTGGAAGAGGAGCGTCCTTCGACAGGCTCAGGATTAAAAGGGAATGGTTCAAATGCCGGTCACTAA
- the nuoF gene encoding NADH-quinone oxidoreductase subunit NuoF, with product MPVTKILTAGIGEADLRDIDAYRERGGYKQWERAVRELKPADVMEAADKSGLRGRGGAGFPTGRKWQFLPKNDNPRYLVCNCDEAEPGTFKDHMLLEETPHLILEGILLGAYGINCTHAYIYIRGEFKRGFEIFTKAIADARAAGLLGANVFGSSYSIEVTPHRGAGAYICGEETALLNSLEGKRGEPRLKPPFPAVAGLYGMPTVVNNVETLAYLVPILERGADWFAAVGSERSKGYKVVSISGHVQKPGNYEVALGTTLRELIEIAGGLRPGRTFMAVQPGGGSSACVFEEHLDWPYDYESMAKAGSMLGSGAFTVFDDTTDFVKAALNMVRFYAHESCGQCTPCREGGHWLERVLHRFVEGRGLRSDLDMIKRVGHMITGLNLCPLGDSIEPFLLSVFNRFPDQFEARLLKETVRV from the coding sequence ATGCCGGTCACTAAAATCCTGACCGCCGGGATCGGCGAGGCGGATCTGCGCGACATCGACGCGTATCGCGAGCGCGGCGGTTACAAGCAGTGGGAGCGCGCGGTGCGCGAACTCAAACCCGCCGACGTGATGGAGGCGGCCGATAAGTCGGGGCTGCGCGGCCGCGGCGGCGCGGGATTTCCGACCGGGCGCAAATGGCAGTTCTTGCCCAAGAACGACAACCCGCGCTATCTCGTGTGCAATTGCGACGAAGCCGAGCCCGGCACGTTCAAGGATCACATGCTGCTCGAGGAAACGCCGCATCTGATTCTCGAGGGCATCCTGCTCGGCGCGTACGGAATCAACTGCACGCATGCGTACATCTATATTCGCGGCGAGTTCAAGCGCGGCTTCGAGATCTTCACCAAGGCGATCGCCGACGCGCGCGCGGCCGGACTGCTCGGCGCCAATGTATTCGGGAGCAGCTATAGTATCGAGGTCACCCCGCATCGCGGTGCCGGCGCCTACATTTGCGGCGAAGAGACCGCGCTGCTCAACTCGCTCGAAGGCAAGCGCGGCGAACCTCGCCTGAAGCCGCCGTTCCCTGCGGTCGCGGGACTCTACGGTATGCCGACCGTCGTCAACAACGTCGAGACGCTCGCCTATCTCGTGCCGATCCTCGAGCGGGGCGCGGATTGGTTCGCTGCCGTCGGCAGCGAGCGCAGCAAAGGCTACAAGGTCGTCTCGATCTCCGGTCACGTGCAGAAGCCGGGCAACTACGAAGTGGCGCTCGGCACCACCCTGCGCGAGCTGATCGAGATAGCCGGCGGACTGCGCCCCGGACGCACGTTCATGGCGGTGCAGCCCGGCGGCGGTTCGTCCGCGTGCGTGTTCGAAGAACACCTCGACTGGCCGTACGACTACGAGTCGATGGCCAAAGCCGGCTCGATGCTCGGCTCGGGCGCATTCACCGTCTTCGACGACACGACCGATTTCGTCAAAGCGGCGTTGAACATGGTGCGGTTCTACGCGCACGAATCATGCGGGCAGTGCACGCCCTGCCGCGAGGGCGGCCACTGGCTCGAGCGTGTGCTGCATCGTTTCGTCGAAGGCCGCGGTCTGCGCAGCGATCTCGACATGATCAAACGCGTGGGTCACATGATCACCGGCCTCAACCTGTGCCCGCTCGGCGACTCGATCGAACCGTTCTTACTATCCGTATTCAATCGTTTCCCAGATCAGTTCGAAGCGCGCCTCCTCAAGGAAACGGTGAGGGTATGA
- a CDS encoding molybdopterin-dependent oxidoreductase: MADSPELVNLTIDGVPVSVPKGTLLVEAAKTVKQEIPVYCYHTKLGPAGLCRICLVEIEGMPKLQIACNTPVAEGMAVHTQSEKAKTGRGMVLELFLVNHPLDCPICDKGGECDLQDYAMAYGRGSSDVADPKLSKPKGVDLGPTIVLDEERCVVCQRCVRFDDIIADERQLIVKDRGHNDIIATATGDPYRHHFTGNVTELCPVGALTSKTYRFKSRPWDLNRTQTTCTQCPVGCQQFSDVRYGEPLRTMSVEHDDAISDGWLCDRGRYNIGFYRSPERITQPLYLRDGTFVQIGWDDAFVLWARSIRDARGSNAGVGAIGGGRLLNEEAYLLQHVFRALGVRNLDWRAGRQQQASPGRRSGTYADLERADAIVIGGQTPAELAPVLWLRAIKAKRSGAQIHHVDAENAAQVIARIPAGARLAIVWDGVDLALGKTLAETSSGREAKTYIASEQGNARGAEAMGMLPIDGGMDGALMFDAARSGKLGALSLFGVNPLRNAADTDGVRAALNALPFVMVSELFMTETAQLADLVLPAKGAFEKTGTTVNLAGDLLPVNASLEAPAGPLSDLEMLIGLAQQFDLALPTIEELDAAVIARAASPFAGEFGDALYHSGALRQGDERARTPRTLWDGGGTAAHDDRVRAVTHA; encoded by the coding sequence ATGGCTGACAGTCCAGAATTGGTAAACCTGACCATCGACGGCGTGCCGGTGAGCGTTCCGAAAGGCACGCTGCTGGTGGAGGCGGCGAAGACCGTCAAGCAAGAGATTCCGGTCTATTGCTACCACACCAAGCTCGGTCCGGCCGGATTGTGCCGCATCTGTCTGGTCGAGATCGAGGGCATGCCCAAGCTGCAGATCGCGTGCAACACGCCGGTCGCCGAGGGCATGGCGGTGCACACGCAGAGTGAGAAGGCCAAGACCGGGCGCGGCATGGTGCTGGAACTCTTCCTGGTCAATCATCCGCTGGATTGTCCGATTTGCGACAAGGGCGGCGAGTGCGATTTACAAGATTATGCGATGGCGTACGGCCGCGGATCTTCCGATGTCGCCGATCCGAAACTGAGCAAACCGAAGGGCGTCGATCTCGGCCCGACGATCGTGCTCGACGAAGAGCGGTGCGTCGTTTGTCAGCGCTGCGTGCGTTTCGACGACATCATCGCCGATGAACGGCAACTGATCGTGAAGGATCGCGGGCACAACGACATCATTGCGACCGCGACCGGCGATCCATACCGGCATCACTTCACCGGGAACGTGACCGAACTGTGTCCGGTGGGCGCGCTCACCTCGAAGACCTATCGCTTCAAATCGCGTCCGTGGGATTTGAATCGGACGCAGACGACGTGCACGCAGTGTCCGGTGGGATGCCAACAGTTCTCGGACGTGCGCTACGGCGAGCCGCTGCGCACGATGTCGGTCGAGCATGACGACGCGATCTCCGACGGCTGGCTCTGTGACCGCGGGCGCTACAACATCGGCTTCTACCGTTCTCCCGAGCGGATCACGCAGCCACTCTACCTGCGCGACGGAACCTTCGTTCAGATCGGTTGGGACGACGCCTTCGTGCTCTGGGCGCGCTCGATCCGCGACGCGCGCGGCTCGAATGCCGGCGTGGGCGCGATCGGCGGCGGGCGCCTTCTCAATGAAGAAGCGTATCTGTTGCAACACGTCTTTCGCGCGCTGGGCGTACGCAATCTCGATTGGCGCGCCGGGCGTCAGCAGCAAGCCTCACCGGGCCGGCGCTCGGGCACGTACGCCGATCTCGAACGCGCGGATGCGATCGTCATCGGCGGTCAAACGCCGGCTGAACTGGCGCCGGTGCTGTGGCTGCGCGCGATCAAGGCCAAGCGGTCCGGCGCGCAGATTCACCACGTCGACGCGGAAAACGCCGCGCAGGTCATCGCACGAATTCCCGCCGGCGCACGCTTGGCGATCGTGTGGGACGGCGTCGACCTGGCGCTCGGCAAGACACTCGCCGAAACGTCGAGCGGACGGGAGGCAAAAACGTATATCGCGAGCGAACAAGGCAACGCGCGCGGAGCCGAGGCGATGGGCATGCTGCCGATCGACGGCGGCATGGACGGCGCGCTGATGTTCGATGCCGCCCGGAGCGGTAAATTGGGCGCGCTCTCGCTCTTCGGCGTCAACCCGCTGCGCAATGCCGCGGATACGGACGGCGTGCGGGCCGCGCTCAACGCTCTGCCGTTCGTCATGGTGAGCGAACTCTTCATGACCGAGACGGCGCAGCTTGCAGACCTGGTGCTACCGGCCAAGGGCGCGTTTGAGAAGACCGGGACGACCGTGAATCTGGCCGGCGATCTTTTGCCGGTAAACGCCTCGCTGGAAGCGCCGGCCGGCCCGCTCTCCGATCTCGAGATGCTCATCGGGCTCGCGCAACAGTTCGATCTGGCGCTTCCGACCATCGAAGAACTCGACGCAGCGGTGATCGCGCGCGCAGCCTCGCCCTTTGCCGGCGAGTTCGGCGACGCGCTCTATCACAGCGGCGCGTTGCGCCAGGGCGACGAGCGCGCGCGCACGCCGCGAACGCTCTGGGACGGTGGCGGCACGGCCGCACACGACGATCGCGTGAGGGCGGTAACGCATGCCTGA